Proteins encoded together in one Chitinophaga lutea window:
- a CDS encoding TonB-dependent receptor yields MQKSTRRFFPGHGKLCLYICPLLFILLFGQHLVLAAQSYKSLQQQVTVKTARTSVADVIKRLQAQTSLTYVYDPLYLEQCRVPAMDYTAAKLGAVLEYLDRHAAVDIEYDNNTVAIRKGQVEAAMKKENEGTITGRVIDNRNEPLPGVTIMIEGGSGTTTGVDGSYSIQLPPGKYTLVFRYVSFSTRKVTDIAVKSRQATTLNVLMTASPSSLKEVVVTASYQRASVEGLYALQKNNAAVSDGISAEQIKATPDNNAAQVLKRVNGLTVQDDKFVTVRGLSERYNNVMMNGASLPSTEPNRRNFSFDVIPSALIDNIVVNKTATPDMPSEFAGGLVQVNTRNIPDRNFLTLTAGTGINTNSTGKTLYSTKRGGRDYLGFDDGTRRWWNHGWGAEEFREVIRSGDKMKRSEMERRIPNNWGMYKYDYSPVQNYQLAAGRVIMLKDRVSSLGITLAGTYRHEESVVNESRHNPGYYHYYFDSSRTYNFNTALGAVANIGFQTKGHRVAFKNLYNRRFSNEMNVNKGMDWSSIVSPINHYINVTLINSLLQNRLEGEHLLGKKLKLDWAADNITLDREQPDTRSSRGRSGDKWPYDESVAGQYRFYIVNEALGYMTEGINIFNAMLKERRKNVAANLSMPFNVGGAAQTLKAGYAGVFRKVDYQSQVFRLLVDPTSQYSIGYRDTLMFGKSDHELHSPEFLRPGMLNYVPTGLGSFGFSGDDYKGKQQIHAAYVMADLKLLQRFRLIGGVRMEQSNMEVTGIVYAPPMGYGVDSTMRYKKTDWLPSANLVYAVNNRMNIRAAYSKTLARAEFRERAPYIYYEFKERAAYYGAQGLKDASIDNFDLRYEYYPAPGEVISVSAFYKKFKDPVEIIGVWSGSVDPRLFYFNLRNSTNTGLELDLRKSLRFINPAQKWLSHVFVSANGSWMKAKVRYNTDQLMNAAGGITGRPDLEKNASDSRDRPLQGLSPYVINGGIGYFGDVFGVNVTYNRYGQRIVTAGFQPWEDLYENPRDLIDVQLSATLLKKKMQVRFNISDVLQQDNILYMNRGVVKSANVTPAEDPYTLGSENSDPKGTRFNKDRDYVRQRWFKGRNLSLNVTYSF; encoded by the coding sequence ATGCAAAAATCTACCCGAAGATTTTTTCCCGGGCATGGAAAACTATGCCTGTACATCTGCCCTTTGCTGTTCATCCTGCTCTTTGGCCAGCACCTGGTACTGGCGGCGCAATCGTACAAATCGCTGCAGCAACAGGTAACGGTAAAGACCGCCCGCACCAGCGTGGCGGACGTGATCAAACGGTTACAGGCGCAAACATCCCTTACCTATGTATATGATCCGCTGTACCTCGAACAATGCCGGGTGCCGGCGATGGACTACACCGCGGCAAAGCTCGGTGCGGTACTGGAGTACCTCGACCGGCATGCGGCGGTAGACATCGAATACGACAACAATACCGTCGCCATCCGGAAAGGCCAGGTGGAAGCGGCGATGAAAAAAGAAAATGAAGGCACCATCACCGGCAGGGTGATCGATAACCGCAACGAACCGCTGCCGGGCGTAACCATCATGATAGAAGGCGGAAGCGGCACCACCACGGGCGTAGACGGCAGCTATTCCATCCAGCTGCCGCCGGGCAAATACACGCTGGTGTTCCGGTATGTGTCGTTCAGCACCAGGAAGGTTACAGACATCGCGGTGAAATCAAGGCAGGCCACCACGCTCAACGTGCTGATGACCGCTTCGCCTTCTTCCCTGAAAGAGGTGGTGGTGACAGCCAGTTACCAGCGGGCGTCCGTGGAAGGGCTGTACGCTTTGCAGAAAAACAACGCCGCCGTGTCTGACGGTATCAGCGCCGAGCAGATCAAAGCCACGCCCGATAACAATGCGGCGCAGGTACTGAAGCGGGTGAACGGCCTCACCGTGCAGGACGATAAGTTCGTGACGGTGCGCGGGCTGAGCGAACGCTACAACAACGTGATGATGAACGGCGCCAGCCTGCCCAGCACGGAGCCCAACAGGCGAAACTTTTCGTTCGACGTGATTCCCAGCGCGCTGATCGACAATATCGTGGTGAACAAAACCGCCACGCCAGACATGCCGTCGGAGTTCGCCGGCGGACTGGTGCAGGTCAACACCCGCAACATTCCCGACCGTAATTTCCTGACGCTCACGGCCGGCACCGGCATCAACACCAACAGTACCGGTAAAACGCTGTACAGCACCAAACGCGGCGGCCGGGATTACCTCGGGTTCGACGACGGTACGCGGCGCTGGTGGAACCATGGCTGGGGTGCGGAGGAATTCCGGGAGGTGATCAGAAGCGGCGACAAGATGAAAAGAAGCGAAATGGAACGGCGTATTCCCAACAACTGGGGAATGTACAAATATGATTATTCTCCCGTGCAGAATTATCAGCTGGCCGCAGGAAGAGTGATCATGCTGAAAGACAGGGTCTCCTCGCTGGGTATCACACTGGCAGGAACCTACCGGCACGAGGAGTCGGTGGTGAATGAAAGCCGTCACAACCCGGGTTATTACCATTATTACTTCGACAGCTCGCGCACCTATAATTTCAATACGGCGCTGGGCGCGGTGGCAAACATCGGCTTTCAGACCAAAGGCCACCGTGTGGCCTTCAAGAACCTCTATAACAGGCGGTTCAGTAATGAGATGAATGTGAACAAGGGTATGGATTGGTCCAGCATCGTTTCTCCCATCAATCATTACATCAACGTTACGCTCATCAATTCCTTGCTGCAAAACAGGCTGGAAGGGGAGCACCTGCTGGGCAAAAAACTGAAGCTCGACTGGGCTGCGGACAACATTACGCTGGACCGCGAACAGCCGGACACCAGGAGCTCACGTGGCCGTTCCGGCGATAAATGGCCGTATGACGAAAGCGTAGCAGGCCAGTACCGGTTTTACATCGTCAATGAAGCACTGGGGTACATGACGGAAGGGATTAACATTTTTAATGCGATGCTGAAGGAGCGGCGGAAAAACGTTGCGGCCAATTTATCGATGCCTTTCAACGTAGGTGGCGCGGCCCAGACCCTGAAGGCCGGGTATGCCGGGGTGTTCCGTAAGGTAGACTATCAAAGCCAGGTTTTCCGCCTGCTGGTGGATCCCACCTCGCAATACTCCATTGGTTATCGGGATACGCTGATGTTCGGTAAATCAGACCATGAACTGCATTCACCTGAATTCCTGCGGCCCGGTATGCTGAACTATGTGCCCACCGGTTTGGGATCGTTCGGTTTCTCGGGCGACGATTACAAGGGAAAACAACAGATACACGCGGCCTATGTGATGGCGGATCTGAAGTTGTTGCAGCGCTTCCGCCTTATCGGAGGGGTGAGGATGGAACAGAGCAACATGGAAGTGACCGGTATCGTATATGCCCCGCCAATGGGCTATGGGGTGGATTCCACGATGCGGTATAAAAAAACCGACTGGCTGCCTTCCGCTAACCTGGTGTACGCCGTCAACAACCGGATGAACATCCGCGCGGCATATTCAAAAACCCTTGCCAGGGCTGAATTCAGGGAGCGCGCGCCTTACATCTATTATGAATTCAAGGAAAGGGCCGCCTATTATGGTGCGCAGGGGCTGAAGGATGCCAGTATCGACAATTTTGACCTGCGGTACGAGTATTACCCCGCGCCGGGTGAAGTGATATCGGTATCGGCATTCTACAAGAAATTCAAGGATCCCGTAGAGATCATCGGCGTATGGAGCGGCTCGGTAGACCCCCGGTTGTTTTACTTCAACCTGCGGAACTCCACTAATACCGGATTGGAACTGGACCTCCGTAAGTCGCTGCGGTTCATCAATCCCGCGCAAAAATGGCTGAGCCATGTATTTGTGAGCGCAAACGGATCGTGGATGAAAGCAAAGGTGCGCTACAATACCGACCAGCTGATGAATGCCGCCGGTGGCATTACGGGCCGCCCGGACCTCGAAAAGAACGCGTCCGATTCCAGGGACCGTCCCCTGCAGGGCCTCTCGCCTTATGTGATCAACGGCGGTATCGGCTATTTCGGTGATGTGTTCGGGGTGAATGTCACCTACAACCGTTACGGCCAACGCATTGTGACCGCCGGTTTCCAGCCCTGGGAAGACCTGTATGAAAACCCGCGGGATTTGATAGACGTCCAGCTCAGCGCCACCTTGCTGAAAAAGAAAATGCAGGTGCGGTTTAACATCAGCGATGTGTTGCAGCAGGATAACATCCTGTATATGAACAGGGGCGTCGTCAAATCGGCTAATGTCACGCCTGCGGAGGACCCATACACGCTCGGCAGTGAAAACAGCGACCCTAAAGGGACACGCTTCAATAAAGACCGGGATTATGTGCGGCAGCGATGGTTCAAAGGAAGGAACCTGAGCCTTAACGTAACCTATTCATTTTAA
- a CDS encoding FecR family protein → MNQQLLDKYFKGLCSEDEVQQVEAWLEQSGEDGLDGFLKASWRQANPAPVTKVRRLHWLRPAAAAMLAGCVALAGWWLQGRKTATTGIARHMDTIANPGPGVKLVSMPDGSKVWLNAQACIIFDDTYNTTSRRLRLTGEAYIEVAASDRAPFSVNAGGLITTALGTSFNIASPAAEEKTVQVSLISGKVAISAADSASSFERVVLLPGDRLTYTDDRHFKQSTFLVREAVDWKDGKVIFENTRLDDAFAKLQRRYGRRFVMMDKTLAGKRLTASFPAQVTVDLILQKLAFVQELRFDRHGDTTYVYKEKRK, encoded by the coding sequence ATGAATCAACAATTGCTGGATAAATATTTCAAAGGCCTTTGTTCGGAAGACGAGGTGCAGCAGGTGGAAGCCTGGCTGGAGCAGTCTGGCGAAGATGGGCTCGACGGATTTTTGAAGGCAAGCTGGCGCCAGGCGAACCCCGCCCCGGTAACGAAGGTCCGCCGCCTGCACTGGCTGCGCCCCGCCGCAGCCGCTATGCTCGCAGGCTGCGTGGCACTGGCCGGCTGGTGGCTGCAGGGGAGGAAGACGGCGACCACCGGCATTGCGCGCCATATGGATACCATCGCCAATCCCGGCCCGGGCGTAAAGCTGGTGAGCATGCCGGACGGCTCGAAGGTATGGCTGAACGCACAGGCCTGCATCATATTCGATGATACCTATAATACCACCAGCCGCCGGCTGCGCCTGACCGGCGAAGCCTACATCGAGGTGGCCGCCAGCGACCGGGCGCCTTTCAGCGTCAATGCAGGCGGGTTGATCACTACGGCGCTGGGCACTTCCTTCAATATCGCTTCGCCCGCCGCGGAAGAAAAAACGGTGCAGGTCAGCCTCATCTCCGGGAAAGTAGCCATCAGCGCGGCGGATTCGGCCTCGTCATTTGAAAGGGTGGTGCTGCTGCCCGGCGACCGCCTCACTTACACGGACGACCGGCATTTCAAACAATCCACTTTCCTCGTCCGCGAAGCGGTGGACTGGAAAGACGGGAAGGTCATCTTCGAGAACACCCGCCTCGATGATGCTTTCGCAAAACTGCAGCGCCGCTATGGCCGCCGGTTCGTGATGATGGATAAAACCCTTGCCGGTAAAAGGCTCACGGCTTCATTCCCGGCGCAGGTGACGGTGGATCTGATCCTGCAGAAACTGGCCTTTGTGCAGGAACTGCGGTTCGACCGGCACGGCGATACCACCTATGTGTATAAAGAAAAACGGAAATAA